GTACCGTCGTTACTGACGGAAGTTAGGGATTTGATACCTGCAATGCCATTGATAGCCTCTTCCAAAGGCTCAGTGATCTGGGCCTCGATCACGTCTGCATTGGCCCCTACATAAGTAGTCCTTACGTTAATGATAGGAGGGTCAACGCTTGGAAATTCTCTTACACCTAATAAGGAAATACCTATGGACCCAAAAAGCACTATGGTCAAGGACATCACAATGGCCAAGACCGGCCTCCTGATACTTATGGTTGAAAGACTCGCCATATTTAATTGATTTTATTGTAGTTGACAGGCATGCCTGCACGTACTTGCAATACTCCGGTGGTCAGTACAAGATCACCTTCTTTTACTCCATTGACCAATTGTACGTATCTATCCGTACGGGTGCCAATGGAGACCTGCCTTTCTTCGACTTTTCCTTCTGCGTTTACCACGAAAACTTTATATCCGCTAAGTTCAGGTATGATGGCTTCAGATGGTACCATGAGGGCATTCTCTTCCACACCAAGGATATATTTGATCCTTACGAACATGCCCGGAAGGAATCTTCTTTCCTTGTTGGGGCTGGTTGCCCTTAGTTTCAAAGTCCTGGTACCCGCATCAATATTAGGTTCATAGGCATATACGGTACCTTCCACTTCCTGACCTCCCGCTTCATTGGAGAAGAATACTTTTGAGCCCAACTGTACCTGATTGGCATACCTTTCCGGGATGGAAAATTCAATTTTGATGGGGTCAATGTTGACGATGCTGGCAATAATGTCACCTGTACCGATTACACTTCCTTCTGAGATCTGCCTCAGACCCAAAACCCCATCAAATGGTGCTCTGATGATGGTTTTGTTCAGCTGTGCTTCTACTAATCTCAGGTCAGCCAAATTGGTATTGAACTGGTTCAAGACAATATCATATTCCTCCTGAGAAATGGCTTCTTTTTCCAATAATTGCTTTTGCCTGTTTTCCTGGCTTTCGAATAGCTTTTTGGTATACTCCAATCTTTGGTATTGTGCCCTCAGTTCATCATCGTTGAGATAAACCAGTGGGGTTCCTTTTCTGACAAATTCACCTTCTCTGAAAGTAATCTTTTTTACCAGTCCTGCAATCTCTGGTCTAAGGTTAACTGTTTCGTTAGGAATGATGGTTCCGGTTACACTCAGGTTGTTCTCCAATCTTTCAGGTCTCAATTCTACCACATTGACTGGAAGGGGCTGGCCTTGTCCTGGTCCTCCTGGTCCTTGGGTACTGGCCGGTGAAGGAGCGTTTTTACCTCCTCCCATGATTGTGTCCCTTCTTGGGTAAATAAAAATCACTGCGATCACCGCAACGATTACCACTACTAAAATGATTTTGGTTTGTTTTTTCATTCTTTATGAATCCAAAGAATTAATGTATAGAGTTTGATTTTGATTTCTAAGGAATTGAAGAGAGACCTGATTGAATACCTCAGGTTGCTCAACATTGACCACATGTCCACAGGCTTTGACAATTTTCAAGATTGAAAGTTTATGCTCCTGAACAATTTTCTTGACCGGTTCCAAAAACATGATGTCTTCTTCTCCCATGACATATAAGGTGGGAATATGGATGTCTTTTTGTTTGAAATATTTCAAAAGCGGGTTGACATCTTTGGTCAGTTTGAACCAGCGGATGAATTCCTTTTGGCAGAGCCTTTTAGCTTCTCTGATGAAAAGGTTCCTCGATTCGGCATGATGCTTCCTGGGCATAATGATCCAGGCAAACAGACTATACAGCCACATGTAAGGCACTACAGACTTGAAGGTATTGCCGAGAAATACCAACATCCTCGAAGTAATGTTCAATTGGGTGACCGCACCGGCCATTACCATGGACTTTACCCTTTGGGGTTCCATTTCTGCAAGTTGACGGGTCAGGATGGTTCCCAGTGAGACTCCCATAAAATGGGCAGGAGGTAAGGACAGATGGTCCAATACTTCAATGATATCCTTGGTTACTGCCTGAAAAGTGTATTTCTCATTCCAAATGTTTTTGAATGAACCGGCAGACTTTCCATGACCTCTGAGGTCGATCAATAATAAATTGAATTCTTCTCTGAACTCCCTGATCTGTTTATGCCAGATAGCGGACGATCCCCCAGCTCCATGGATGAATACTACCCATTCCGAACTGGAAGGATGATGGTACGTTTTATAGTACAACATGCCTTTTTTTTGTTTACCTAGCATATAACCCAAACTTCAGCAGATAGTTATTCAACCGAAAGCTACTGCCTTTCGTTCGCCTAAGAAATGAAATAAACATAGGTGGCTTTAAAGGTCTATTAATGGTCAATTGCTGGGAATGATTTAAGCAAAAAAAGTAGGTTTGTGTAATTCTTACATAATGATGAATTTCTGCTTAATCTCCGCCAAGTAAAGAACTGGCGGATACAGCAATTGCTGTAACTCATTCTCTTTTATTTTATCTTATGACCACTGTTTTTGGCAAGCATTACTTTGCAAAAATCTGACTCTCATCCTGAAAAGATTTGAATTCTAAAGCATTGCCTGCCGGGTCAAGGAAAAACATGGTGGCCTGTTCCCCCACTTCACCTTTGAACCTGATATAGGGTTCTATCACAAATTCGATTCCGTGCTTGGTTAATTTATCTGCTAGCTCATGCCATTCATCCCAAGGTAGAATTGCGCCAAAATGCCTGACTGGAACATTTTTACCATCCACTTCATTGGCTTTGGCCAGGGAAAGTTCTTCCGGCCTGACATGCGCTGATAATTGATGGCCAAAAAAGTTGAAATCAATCCATTTATCTGTACTTCTGCCTATCTCGCAGCCAAGAAGGTCTCCGTAAAAGGCGCGTGTTTCTTCTATATCCCGAATAGGAAATGCAAGGTGAAAAGGTTTGAATTGGCTCATATTTCTTTAAATTCGTCCTGCAAAATTGTATGTATTTTCTTTTTTTTTAAAAGTGATAATTAACTATGGGTAAGAAAACTGTTTCATTGGTACTTTCAAGTGGTGGAGCTCGGGGTATGGCCCATATCGGTGCTATTGAGGCCCTGGAGGAGAAAGGGTTTGAAATAGTATCCATTGCAGGATGTTCGGCCGGAGCACTTATTGGAGGCATTTATGCTACAGGTCATCTGCCTAAATTCAAAGATTGGATCTGTAACCTTGACAGGATTGATGTTTTTTCCCTTATGGATTTTACTTTGTCCAGTAAAGGGTTCATCAAAGGGGAAAAGGTATTTGGGGAATTGAAGAAACTGATTGCGGATTGTGATATAGAAGACCTTGCCGTTCCTTTCCGATGCAATGCCGTCGAGATTCCTTCTGGAAAGGAGAAGGTTTTTAAATCCGGAAGTCTTTATGAAGCTATCCGGGCTTCTGTTTCCATTCCCACTGTCCTTATGCCGGCACGTATTGGCAGAAATGAATATATAGATGGAGGAATTTTAAACCCGATCCCGTTTAACCTTTTGGAAGATAAATATTTAGGTGAACTGATTGCTGCTGTGGATCTAAACGGGCCGAAGGATGCATTGGTAAAAGTAAATAACCAAAGTAAGAAAGAACCTGCGCTCAAATTGCCTTCCTGGCTCAAAGAATACCAAAAGAAATTTTCGAGCTATTTTTCCAGTGGGGAAAAGGAACAGAAGGAGGTAAAGCATAAAGGGATGAGTTCCGTTGAGCTGCTCAACTATTCTTTTGACCTTCTTCAGGATAAACTGTCAGAATTGGTCATCGAGAAGCATAGAACGGATATTCTGATTGAGATATCCAGGGAACAGGCAGGGACACTGGAATTCCATAGGGCAGAAGAATTGATACAGGTGGGTAAGGAAAAAATGATGGAAGCCATAGAAGAATTTGAAGATGGAAGTCAATGAACTCAACGCCCTATTGGGTAACCTTGATATTTACCTTTTGGATCAAATTTTAAAAGGAAGGTTCGACAAGCAAATGAAAATATTGGATGCCGGATGTGGGGAGGGTAGGAACTGCATTTATTTCCTCCATCAGGGGTATCAGATTTTTGGATGCGATGCCAGTCCCATTGCCATTCAGATGGCCAGGATATATGCCCAGACCATACAGAAGGATTATGATGTGCACCGCTTCCAAAAGGCATCTGTGGAGGATATGCCCTTTCATTCGGGAGCTTTTGACGCATTGATCAGCTCAGCAGTTTTACATTTTGCACGTTCGGAAACCCATTTTTTCCAAATGATGGATGAGATGATGCGGATATTGAAACCGGGAGGAATATTTTTTCTACGGATGTGTACAGATGCTGGGAATATATTGGCCAATTCTCCCCATTTGGGAGAGGGGGTTTACCTGCTTCCAGATGGTTCAGAGCGTTTTGTGCTGACTTCAAAACTTGAAAATGAAATAATGGACCGCTATGCACTGGAGTATATAGAGCCGGCCAAAAGTGTCCTTGTCCAAGGTCAAAGGAGTATGGGTGTGTTTGTTTTACGGAAAAGATAAAGGATTCCAAATTTCGGAATTGGGATTGCTGAAGTAATTGTCTAAGAGGGATCCATTTTAATGAGCCCCTTGTTTTCCTAAACTCCCTAATCTTTTCCGAAATCTGCCTTCCGAAATCCGAAATTACCTGGTACTTAGTATTTGGTAAGCCTACTATTTCGCTTCTAAATTCTCCTCCACCATCTCTGTCATGATCTTCGCTGAAAGCAGACAAAGCGGAATCCCTCCTCCGGGATGCACACTGCCGCCACAGAAATAGAGGTTTTTGATCGTTGAGGAATAATTGGCATGGCGGAGGAAAGCCGCGTACATATTATTCGAACTATTGCCATAAAGTGCCCCGTTGGCACTGGATGTGCGGCTTTCTATGGTCCTTGGTTCGAGGACATCTTCAACTTCGATCAGGGATTCTATATCCGTTTTCAGGATGCGGTTGATTTTGGCAATGATGTTTTTCCTTGCTTCAATGATCATTTTGTCCCATTCCTGTCCTTGGTTATTGGGCACATTGATCATGGTGAACCAGTTCATGCAGCCTTTTGGGGCATCATCAGGTTTGTAGACCGAAGTGATGTTGATATAGACCGTGGGGTCATGGTAGATGGTTTTTTTATGGAAGATATGCTCAAACTCCTCCCTGTAGTTGTCAGAAAAAAGGATATTATGCAGGTCTAATTCGGCAAAATTCTTTTTGATACCCCAGTAAAAAATCAGCGCAGAACTGGATTTGGGCTGATTGAGCAACAGTTTGGGTTGTTTTTGCTTTCGTAAAATAGATTTGTAGGCATTGACCATATCCATGTTGTTTACAATGATATCGGCCAGGTATTTTTGGCCATTGACCAGTACCCCGCTGGCTTTATGGTTATCTACCAGAACCTCATCCACTTTGGCATTGAAAGTAAAGTCAACGCCCAGTTCCAGGGCAAGCCTATAAATGGACAAGGTAATGTCATGCATTCCATTTTTTGGGAAAAAGGCACCTATATTGAACTCCAGGTGGGGGATGATATTCAGCGTGGCAGGAGTTTGGTAAGGATTGGAGCCATTGTAAGTGGCGTAGCGGTTGAACAGCTGCACCATTTTTGGCTGGACAAATCTTTTTTCATTGGCTTTGTTCATGGTGCTGAAAATCCCCAGTTTGCCCATTTTCAGATAGGATTTCAGGGCTTCCTTGTTTGTCCAGGTATTCAGTTTATGCAAAGAGCGGTGCATAAATAGGGGAGAAAGGTGATCATAAATAAACGCTGAAGATTTCAAAGCCTTTCGGACATTGTCAGCAGGTTCTCCCAATTTGGTTTCCACCTCATCGGCAAATTGATTGATATCCGCCCAAGCCTTAACCTGATTTCCGTCTTCCCAAAAGTAATGACAAGCTACCGGAAGCTTGATATACTGGAAATGATCAGATGGGTTTTTTCCTGAAATTCGGAAGAGTTCCTCAACCTGATCGGGAAGGGTAAAGAGTGAAGGTCCCGCATCAAATCGGTAACCTTTAATTTCAATTTCGGAAAGTTTTCCTCCAGGATAGGCATTGGCTTCAAAAACCTGAACCTGAAAACCTTTATTGGCAAGGCGGACAGCAGCGGCAAGCCCTGCAATGCCCGCACCGATGACGATGGCTTTTTTGGACATGAAGTATTAACAAATAAGCATTAAGAGAGTTTAAAGTTACTCCATTTTGCCTAGAAGGAGCTTGTTTCTTTTTTAGGTTCTGACTACTACTGTGATTTCACTGTTCCAATGAAAATTGAAAAACAAAAAAACGTATTTTAAATACAAAAATTTGCTTTTAAAAAAAATTGTCGTAACTTAGTTCCATCAATTATCATTTTTTACAAATAGACCATGAAAAATTTAATCACAAAATTCAAAAATGTACTCGTGATAGGAGTAGCAGGCATGATGATGTTTTCCTGTGAAATGACTGAATCTTTCACGCAGGTAGAAAAAGGTACGGAAGCAGAGGAGATGAATGCAGGCAGCAGTTTCAGCTCTTCAGGATTTGGAATGGAAAATGCCAGAATTTATGCTGATCATTCCTTTAGTTTCATTGAAAATGAAGACGGCAGTTTAACCTTTACGTTTGTCCCTAAAGTTAACCTAGAAAATGCCCGGTTGGTCTTCACCTTTGCGCAGGGCGTGGAAGTCGATGGATTGGGAGACTGGTCAATTAACGGCGCGACAAGGCAAAAAACTTTAAATCTTCATGCCATGGCTACTTATTCCTGGACCCTGTTTTTGGAGCCTGATGGAAAAGGTGAAGGGCAAGTAAGGGCCGACCTTTGGACAGATTTCACTGTCAATGGAGAGTCCAAGAAATCTGATCTTCAAAATATCTTAAAATCTTTCAGATAATATTTTTTGATAAGCCCTAGTGAAAGTAAAAAGCCCTGGTTTTTCAGGGCTTTTTTTTTCAAATCTTCTCAAAAATCCTTCTAAAGCTGCATGCTTCCGTCAATCGGGCATGTAGGTCAGCGATTGCAATCCTTTCCTGTTCGGTGGTATCCCTATGTCGGATGGTGACGGTATTGTCTTCCAAAGTCTGATGGTCCACTGCGATACAGAAAGGCGTACCGATCAAATCCTGACGGGTATAACGCTTTCCGATGGAAGCAGCTTCTTCATAGATGATATTGAAATCGTACTTCAGAGCTTCCACAATCTCCTTTGCTTTTTCAGGAAGGCCATCTTTCTTCACCAATGGCAGGATAGCTGCTTTAACAGGGGCAATGGCAGGATGGAATTTTAGATAGGTTCTTTGTTTGCCTTCTACTTCCTCTTCTACAAAGGCATTGCACAAGGTCATCAGGAACAGACGGTCAGCACCAATAGAGGTCTCAATCACATAAGGGATGTAATTTTGGTTGATCTCCGGATCGAAGTATTGCTGTTTCTTTTTGGAATATTCCTGATGGCTCTTTAGGTCAAAGTCTGTTCTGGAATGGATACCTTCCACTTCTTTGAATCCGAATGGGAACTCATACTCAATGTCCATGGCCGCATTGGCATAGTGTGCCAATTTTTCATGGTCATGTCTTCTCAATTTCTCCTCGGGAATGCCCAAAGCTTTGTGCCATTTCATTCGGGCTTCTGCCCATTCCTTATACCATTCCAGTTCTGAACCAGGACGGACAAAAAACTGCATTTCCATCTGCTCGAATTCCCTCATCCTGAAGATGAACTGTCTGGCGACAATTTCATTTCTGAAGGCCTTACCGATCTGGGCAATGCCAAAAGGCACTTTCATTCTGGCCGTCTTCTGCACATTGAGGAAGTTCACAAAAATACCCTGGGCTGTTTCCGGTCTCAGGTAGATGGTAGAAGCATCTTCGGCTACGGAACCCACTTGGGTAGAAAACATCAGGTTAAATTGCCTTACCTCGGTCCAGTTGGCAGTTCCGCTGATCGGACATACGATGCCTTCATTGATGATCAGGTCGCGTACCCCGGCGAAGTCCTCTGCTTCCAGTAACCTGGCCATGGCGCTCAACAATTCCTGTGCCCTTGCCTTGTCTCCTGACTGTTCGTACTGGGCAGCTTTTTCTTCAATAAGGACATCTGCACGGTAACGCTTCTTGCTGTCCTTATTGTCTATCATGGGGTCATTGAAACTGTCCACGTGGCCTGAAGCCTTCCAGGTAGTAGGATGCATAAAAATTGCTGCATCAATCCCAACAATATTGTCATTGAGACGGGTCATGGTTTCCCACCATAGTCGCTTTAGGTTGTTTTTCAATTCCACCCCATAAGCTCCGTAATCATATACAGCTTGAAGGCCATCGTAAATTTCAGAAGAGGGGTACACAAAGCCATACTCTTTGGCGTGTGCAATAATATCTTTCAGTTGCGCGTTTTCCGCAGTTTGTTCAGTTTTTGCCATAGCCCGCAAAATTAATTAAAATGCCTGAATAGCAAGTTTTATAGGTTTAAAAATCAGTTTTTGGTTTAAGGAAAATGGATAGTTGTCGATTAGCAGCTACCCATTGCAAATATTAAAACCTTAAACTCTTAACCCCTTAGTCTCTCAGTCTCCCTATCCCTCTGTCTCCCAGTTCCTCCATCCTTTTGTTTCAAAAGTCTTTCGCCCACTCAGCCCTCAAGCTGTCTCCTGTACATTTGAATGGTATTTTCCAAGCCATAGTACAAGGCATCACAGATCAAGGCATGGCCAATAGATACTTCATCTAAGAAGGGAATACTTTGCTTCAAAAACTTTAGGTTGTGCAGGTCCAGGTCATGCCCGGCATTAAGGCCTAGACCCAATTCTTTCGCAATTTGGGCCACTTCCACATAGGGCTTTACTGCTTTTTCACGGTTCAGATGGTAATGAGAGGCATAAGGTTCAGTGTACAACTCAACCCTGTCCGTGCCAGTAGTTTTGGCAGGTTCAAAATATTTGGCTTCGGGATTGATAAAAATGGAAACTCTTGTTCCGATTTCTTTCAGTTCGGCAACAATATCTTTGAGCATTTCCTGATGGGTAATGGTGTCCCAACCGCTATTGGAGGTGATGGCATTAGGGGGATCTGGAACCAGGGTTGCCTGTGCCGGTTTAACCATTCGGACGAGCTCCATGTAGCGTTTGTCCGGATAGCCTTCAATATTGAATTCAGTACTCAGAACAGGGGCCAGGTCGAGGACATCCTGATAGCGGATATGCCTTTCATCCGGCCTTGGGTGTACGGTAATGCCTTCTGCGCCGAATCGCTCACAATCCAGGGCTACCTTAACTACATCCGGATTGTTGCCGCCACGGGCATTTCTCAGGGTGGCGATTTTGTTAATATTTACACTGAGTTTGGTCATTTTCCTAAATTAAAAGGTAATTTTGTACAAATTTACACCTATAACACAAAGAACAAGACAATGAGTTTAAAGGCAAGTGTAGAAAGTGAAATTAAAAAGGCCATGCTGGCCAAGGACAAGGACAGGTTGAGGGCATTGCGTGCAATCAAGTCCCTGATTTTA
This Cecembia calidifontis DNA region includes the following protein-coding sequences:
- a CDS encoding efflux RND transporter periplasmic adaptor subunit, translating into MKKQTKIILVVVIVAVIAVIFIYPRRDTIMGGGKNAPSPASTQGPGGPGQGQPLPVNVVELRPERLENNLSVTGTIIPNETVNLRPEIAGLVKKITFREGEFVRKGTPLVYLNDDELRAQYQRLEYTKKLFESQENRQKQLLEKEAISQEEYDIVLNQFNTNLADLRLVEAQLNKTIIRAPFDGVLGLRQISEGSVIGTGDIIASIVNIDPIKIEFSIPERYANQVQLGSKVFFSNEAGGQEVEGTVYAYEPNIDAGTRTLKLRATSPNKERRFLPGMFVRIKYILGVEENALMVPSEAIIPELSGYKVFVVNAEGKVEERQVSIGTRTDRYVQLVNGVKEGDLVLTTGVLQVRAGMPVNYNKIN
- a CDS encoding alpha/beta fold hydrolase; amino-acid sequence: MLYYKTYHHPSSSEWVVFIHGAGGSSAIWHKQIREFREEFNLLLIDLRGHGKSAGSFKNIWNEKYTFQAVTKDIIEVLDHLSLPPAHFMGVSLGTILTRQLAEMEPQRVKSMVMAGAVTQLNITSRMLVFLGNTFKSVVPYMWLYSLFAWIIMPRKHHAESRNLFIREAKRLCQKEFIRWFKLTKDVNPLLKYFKQKDIHIPTLYVMGEEDIMFLEPVKKIVQEHKLSILKIVKACGHVVNVEQPEVFNQVSLQFLRNQNQTLYINSLDS
- a CDS encoding VOC family protein produces the protein MSQFKPFHLAFPIRDIEETRAFYGDLLGCEIGRSTDKWIDFNFFGHQLSAHVRPEELSLAKANEVDGKNVPVRHFGAILPWDEWHELADKLTKHGIEFVIEPYIRFKGEVGEQATMFFLDPAGNALEFKSFQDESQIFAK
- a CDS encoding patatin-like phospholipase family protein, with amino-acid sequence MGKKTVSLVLSSGGARGMAHIGAIEALEEKGFEIVSIAGCSAGALIGGIYATGHLPKFKDWICNLDRIDVFSLMDFTLSSKGFIKGEKVFGELKKLIADCDIEDLAVPFRCNAVEIPSGKEKVFKSGSLYEAIRASVSIPTVLMPARIGRNEYIDGGILNPIPFNLLEDKYLGELIAAVDLNGPKDALVKVNNQSKKEPALKLPSWLKEYQKKFSSYFSSGEKEQKEVKHKGMSSVELLNYSFDLLQDKLSELVIEKHRTDILIEISREQAGTLEFHRAEELIQVGKEKMMEAIEEFEDGSQ
- a CDS encoding methyltransferase domain-containing protein; this encodes MEVNELNALLGNLDIYLLDQILKGRFDKQMKILDAGCGEGRNCIYFLHQGYQIFGCDASPIAIQMARIYAQTIQKDYDVHRFQKASVEDMPFHSGAFDALISSAVLHFARSETHFFQMMDEMMRILKPGGIFFLRMCTDAGNILANSPHLGEGVYLLPDGSERFVLTSKLENEIMDRYALEYIEPAKSVLVQGQRSMGVFVLRKR
- the crtD gene encoding 1-hydroxycarotenoid 3,4-desaturase CrtD, with amino-acid sequence MSKKAIVIGAGIAGLAAAVRLANKGFQVQVFEANAYPGGKLSEIEIKGYRFDAGPSLFTLPDQVEELFRISGKNPSDHFQYIKLPVACHYFWEDGNQVKAWADINQFADEVETKLGEPADNVRKALKSSAFIYDHLSPLFMHRSLHKLNTWTNKEALKSYLKMGKLGIFSTMNKANEKRFVQPKMVQLFNRYATYNGSNPYQTPATLNIIPHLEFNIGAFFPKNGMHDITLSIYRLALELGVDFTFNAKVDEVLVDNHKASGVLVNGQKYLADIIVNNMDMVNAYKSILRKQKQPKLLLNQPKSSSALIFYWGIKKNFAELDLHNILFSDNYREEFEHIFHKKTIYHDPTVYINITSVYKPDDAPKGCMNWFTMINVPNNQGQEWDKMIIEARKNIIAKINRILKTDIESLIEVEDVLEPRTIESRTSSANGALYGNSSNNMYAAFLRHANYSSTIKNLYFCGGSVHPGGGIPLCLLSAKIMTEMVEENLEAK
- a CDS encoding glycine--tRNA ligase; its protein translation is MAKTEQTAENAQLKDIIAHAKEYGFVYPSSEIYDGLQAVYDYGAYGVELKNNLKRLWWETMTRLNDNIVGIDAAIFMHPTTWKASGHVDSFNDPMIDNKDSKKRYRADVLIEEKAAQYEQSGDKARAQELLSAMARLLEAEDFAGVRDLIINEGIVCPISGTANWTEVRQFNLMFSTQVGSVAEDASTIYLRPETAQGIFVNFLNVQKTARMKVPFGIAQIGKAFRNEIVARQFIFRMREFEQMEMQFFVRPGSELEWYKEWAEARMKWHKALGIPEEKLRRHDHEKLAHYANAAMDIEYEFPFGFKEVEGIHSRTDFDLKSHQEYSKKKQQYFDPEINQNYIPYVIETSIGADRLFLMTLCNAFVEEEVEGKQRTYLKFHPAIAPVKAAILPLVKKDGLPEKAKEIVEALKYDFNIIYEEAASIGKRYTRQDLIGTPFCIAVDHQTLEDNTVTIRHRDTTEQERIAIADLHARLTEACSFRRIFEKI
- a CDS encoding pyridoxine 5'-phosphate synthase encodes the protein MTKLSVNINKIATLRNARGGNNPDVVKVALDCERFGAEGITVHPRPDERHIRYQDVLDLAPVLSTEFNIEGYPDKRYMELVRMVKPAQATLVPDPPNAITSNSGWDTITHQEMLKDIVAELKEIGTRVSIFINPEAKYFEPAKTTGTDRVELYTEPYASHYHLNREKAVKPYVEVAQIAKELGLGLNAGHDLDLHNLKFLKQSIPFLDEVSIGHALICDALYYGLENTIQMYRRQLEG